The Mycolicibacterium flavescens genome has a segment encoding these proteins:
- a CDS encoding putative transcriptional regulator codes for MPSATGPVPLSGQRLRVLEHVRVHAPVRTVDAALELGLHQNTVREHLDALVDLGLVERTTEPAAGRGRPAALYRPSAADPALRVRDYASLATALAGHIARTSAEPERDARAAGVEWGREVAEEIGRTDSDPRQAVLDALARLGFAPEDDGPQRGVALRRCPLLEAARRYPSVVCQVHLGIVEGLLHSVDAPTGPGLDLIPFAEPGACRLFLPDPVVKSHD; via the coding sequence GTGCCGTCCGCAACCGGTCCCGTGCCGTTGTCGGGACAGCGGTTGAGGGTGCTCGAGCACGTGCGGGTGCACGCTCCGGTTCGGACTGTCGACGCGGCCCTCGAACTGGGGCTGCATCAGAACACGGTGCGCGAGCACCTGGATGCGCTCGTCGACCTCGGCCTCGTCGAACGCACCACCGAACCCGCCGCCGGACGTGGCCGGCCGGCGGCGCTGTACCGGCCCTCGGCGGCGGACCCCGCGTTGCGGGTCCGCGACTACGCCAGCCTCGCGACGGCGCTGGCCGGGCACATCGCCCGGACCAGCGCCGAGCCCGAGCGCGACGCCCGCGCGGCCGGCGTCGAATGGGGCCGCGAGGTAGCCGAGGAGATCGGCCGCACCGACAGTGATCCGCGCCAGGCGGTCCTCGATGCACTGGCCCGGCTGGGTTTTGCTCCCGAAGACGACGGGCCGCAGCGTGGGGTGGCGCTGCGGCGCTGTCCGCTGCTCGAGGCCGCCCGTCGCTACCCGAGCGTGGTCTGCCAGGTCCACCTCGGCATCGTCGAGGGGTTGCTGCACAGCGTCGATGCGCCGACCGGGCCGGGCCTGGACCTGATCCCGTTCGCCGAACCCGGCGCCTGTCGGCTGTTCCTACCCGATCCGGTGGTGAAAAGCCATGACTGA